The following proteins are co-located in the Agelaius phoeniceus isolate bAgePho1 chromosome 36, bAgePho1.hap1, whole genome shotgun sequence genome:
- the LOC129134115 gene encoding uncharacterized protein LOC129134115, whose translation MQTDKIQGRAPHPRRSRLRAAVKAEWARWSTCHLSWPSISVPGAVAALGTPRNRGGQVSSGQPLESNQDLRYPEEPHSQSLETAAPKHTQRASQYPRATEDGFRPLLFQKLSVGASGWEKGRNLYSHRRQFDVSLA comes from the exons atgcagacggataaaatccagggcagagccccccatcccAG GAGGTcaaggctgagagcagcagtcaaggcTGAGTGGGCGAG gtGGTCCACTTGCCATCTATCCTGGCCGAGCATATCCgtgccag gtgctgttgctGCCCTAGGCAcgccaaggaacagaggagggcag GTATCTTCTGGGCAGCCTCTggagtcaaatcaagatttgag GTACCCAGAGGAGCCTCATAGCCAAAGCTTGGAAACGGCAGCACcgaagcacacacagagagcatCTCAATATCCACGTGCGACCGAGGATGGATTTCGTCcgctcctcttccaaaagctaagtgtcggggccagcggttgggagaaggggagaaaccTTTACTCTCACAGGAGGCAATTTGATGTCAGCTTAGCGTAG